Genomic DNA from Halobaculum sp. CBA1158:
TGTTCCTCGGCCCGGTCTGGGGCGTCGCCTCGATGGCGATCTACGTCGTCGCGGGTGCGGTCGGCGCGCCCGTGTTCGCCTACGGGAGCGCCGGCCTCGGATCGCTGTTCGGTCAGTGGGGCGGCTACCTCTGGTCGTACCCCGTCGCCGCCGGTGTGCTCGGGCTGGCGGTCCACGGCACCGGCGAGCCGACAGACCCCTCCAGCGTCGGGCTTGCACGTCTCGTCGGCGGGATGGTCGCCGCGACGCTGGTCGTCTACGCGTTCGGGACCGTCGGCTACGCGGTCGTCGGCGACGTGGGGCTCGCGACGGCTGTGCTCGCGGCGGCGGTACCGTTCGTGCCCGCCGAGGCGATCAAGATGGCCGCCGCGGTCGCGATCGTCCGCAGCGACGCCGTCGTCGCCCGGTGAGCCGGTCGTGATCGAGACGCGGGGGCTGACGCACCGCTACGGCGACGACCGCGACGCCGGCACCGCGACCGGCGACGGCGAGGTCCCGACTGACTCGGGGAGCGACGACGCCGCGGGAGGTGAGACTGACGACGCTCGACCTGCGGCCGTCCGCGACGTGTCGATCACGATCCCCGACGGCGAGTTCATCGTGCTCGCGGGCGCGAACGGCTCCGGCAAGTCGACGCTCGTGCGCCACTTCAACGGCCTCCTGACGCCCGACGAGGGGACGGTCCGCGTCGACGGTACCCCCGTCGGCGACGACCTCGTGGCGGCCCGCACGCGCGTCGGCATGGTGTTTCAGGAGCCGCGCGACTGCTTCGTCGCCGCGACCGTCGGCCGCGACGTGGCGTTCGGCCCCGAGAACCTCGGACTCGACCGCGCGGAGATCGACCGCCGCGTTCGAGAGGCGCTCGCGGCGGTGAACATGGCGGGTCGCGGCGACGAGCGGATCGACCGGCTCTCCGGCGGCGAACAGGAGCGGGTCGCCGTCGCGGGCGCGCTGGCCATGGAGCCGGCCCACCTCGTGCTCGACGAGCCGTTCACCGGTCTCGACGAGCCCTCGCGGCGGGCCGTGCTCGACCGCCTTCGGGCCCTCCACAGCGACGGCACCGGCGTCGTCCTCGTCACCCACGACCTCCGGGACGTGCTCGACCCGGCCGACCGGGTCGTCGTCCTCTCGAACGGGTCGGTCGCCGTCGACGCCCCGCCCGCGGAGGCGCTCGAGGCGCTCGAGGGACTCGCGGTCCGCGCGCCCGACTGATGCTCGCGTACGAACCGGGCGACTCGATCGCCCACCGGCTCGACGCCCGGAGCAAACTGTTCCTCCAGGCGACGTTCGCGGCCGCGGCGTTCGCGCACACCGACCCCCGAGGGCTCGCGGCCCTGACGCTGTTCGCGGCCGGCGTGCTCGCGCTGTCGACGACCCCGATCCGTGTCGCGGTCGCGGAGTACCGGGCAGTACTCCCGTTTCTCGCGGCCGCACCCGCGATCGAGGCGCTCCGGTTCGGCTCACCGTGGGTCGATCCGGCCGCGGCGGTCGGCCCCGCGCTGGCGTCGTACCGGACGCTCCTCCTGTTGGCGCTGGTGACGGCGTACGTCCGGACGACGCCCGTTCGTGAGTCGGAGGCCGCGGTCGCGCGGGTCGTCCCCGGACGGCCGGGGCGACTGCTGGGGCTGGGCGTCGGACTCGTTTTTCGATTCCTTCCGGTGATTCAGGCGGATCTCGCGCGGACGCGCGAAGCGACGGCGGCGCGGCTCGGCGACGAGCGTCCGATACACGACCGGATTCAGATCGTCGCGACCGCGGGGTTGACCCGCGTGTTCGATCGGACCGACCGGCTGACCGCGGCGCTTCGCGCGCGGTGTCTCTCCTGGACGCCGACGCCGCCACGGAGCAGGCTCGACCGGAGTGACGCCGTCGCGGTCGCGGTGGCGACCGCGCTCCTCGCGTGGGCTGTCGTCCCGTAGCTAGATCCGAAGCCGACCGGTATCGTGGCATCGTGACCCGATCCGAAGCCGGCCCGTTACGTGGATCCCCCGATCCGCCGACGAATGCCGATGCGCTTTTACCGGACCGTGGAACACACACCGATAGCATGACCGAACGCGAGGCGGAGGACTGGCTGATCCGGTATCTGGTCGTGATGGTCGTGGCCGCGACCGCGCTTCTGCTGCTCATCTACGGGCTCGTGTTCCAGCCGAGCGTCGCGTTTGTCGCGGTCGCGCTCGTCGCACTCGCGGCCACCGCGGCCGTCGTCACGATCGATCTGCGGTCGTGGCGGATGGTGTAACGCGGTCCGGTTCGCTCCGACTGTTCCGTCGCCCTCCTACTCCCCGGTCTCGGCGAGTCGGGTTATCTCGGCGTCCGTGAGCGACAGCCCCGCGGCCGCGACGTTCTCGCGGAGGTGCTCGACGCTGGAGGTGCCGGGGATCGGGATCGTCACGTCGGAGTGACCGAGCAGCCACGCGAGCGCCACCTGCCGGGGCGTCGCGTCGTGGGCGTCGGCCACGTCGTCGAGCGCGTCACCGACCCCGTCCAGGTCGCCGGCGGCCAGCGGGTACCACGGGATGAACGCGATCCCGGCGTCCTCGCAGGCGCGGAGCACGGCCTCGTCCTCGCGGTTGGCGACGTTGTACTGGTTCTGGACGCTCGCGATCGACACCTGCTCGCGCGCCTCGTCGAGCTGCTCGACGGTGACGTTCGAGAGGCCGACGTGCCGGACGTGCCCCTCGTCCTTCAGCTCCGCGAACGCCGCCACGCTGTCGGCGAACGGCGTGTCCGGGTCCGGGCGGTGGAACTGGTAGAGATCGATCGTGTCGACGCCGAGGCGATCCTTGCTCGCGAGCACCTGGTTGCGGATGTAGTCCGGATCGCCGTGAGGGAGCCACTCGCCGTCGGCGTTCCGAAGTAGGCCCGCCTTGGTCGCGACGACTGCGTCGTCGACGACGCCGGCCTCCCGAAGCAGGCGCTCGGAGGTGCCCGGACCGTAGGAGTCGGCCGTGTCTACGAAGTCGACGCCGTGGTCGACGGCCGCCCGCGCCACCGAACGAGCGTTCTCCTCGTCGTCGGGCGCGCCGATGATGCCCTCGCCACACAGCCGCATCGCGCCGAAGCCCAGTCTGTTCACCGTCGTCTCGCCGTCCAGGTCGAACGTTCCCGCGTCGGCCGCGGTCGGAGTCTCGCTCATGTGTTACCACCGACGGCCGCCGGGCGGAAAGTCGCCACGGCAGCGGCGGCTGGCGTGTCCCGATCGACGCTGGCACACCGCGACCCGGCCCGAAACCCCCTCACGTCGGCCCGGAATGTCCTCATGCCGGTCCGAGGTATCCCCACGCTTGCAGACGGTCGCCGTCACCGTTGATCCACCGCTCGCCGATGTCGTCGCGGTAGTACATGTTGGGCATCACGATGTCGTCGATCCGGTCGTATGCTTGTTCACGTGCGGCGTGCATCGTGTCCCCCTTGCCGGTCACGACGATGGGCATTCCGTTGTCGCCCGCCGCACGCCACTAGCCATCAATCTTCTTCGCATCTTCGAGATGGATCCCGGCGCGGCTGTCCGTCTCGAACACCACGGCTGCATTCCGAGAGTTCTCATCGTACGTCTTCTCGTCGTCGAACGGGAACGGCGGCAGGACGATCCGTACGCCGATCTGGTACCCGTCGTGCACCTCGACTCCTGGGTCATTACCGTGGGCGAGATCGTAGAAGAACTCACCAGTAGAGGACTCAATGGACTCTTCCTGCAGCGCAATCGTCGGGTACCCGAACCGCGGTGTGAACTCCAGCGGATAAATGCCGTTCTCGTTCACGATGCAGTTGATGTCGATGCTCCCAACGTAGCCTTCGTTGGCGAGCCAGCCTTCCAGTTTGCCGAAGGTCTCTTCGAATAATCTGTTCTGGCTTGCCCAGAACATCGATGTCCCCATTTCGCCGGTCTGTGGCCCGATGTTTCCCGGGAACAATTTCTTATGTTCGAAATTGAAATTGACCTGGTCGATGAACTCGTTGCCGTTGAAGAACCCGCAGATAGCGACTTCGACGCCCTCGACTTTCCGCTGCAGCTGGAACCCCTTCATCCGGTGCCCCCACGCCTTCTTGTAGGCTCTCAGCACCTCAACGACGTCACTACCGTCATCCTCGTTCCCGACGTAGAGGAGCCGTTTGACGTTCTGGACCTCGCCGAGCGGCTTGATCACGTACGGGGCAGGGTTCTCTTGTACGTGCTGTATCCCCGCGTCGAAACTATCGAAGATGTGGTGCTCGACGGTATTCACACCGTGGTCTTCGAGGATCTCCATCGCATACCCTCGGTCCTCCTCGAGATGGTCGGTGTTGGGCGTCCCACCGACGACGGCTTTCCCCTGCTCTCGGAGTTCCCGCGCGAGTTCGCCGGTACCGATATCGGAGCCGACCCAGATGTCGTCGAAGACAATCACGTCGGCCCACCCGACCTCCGCGCGCCAGTCGTCCGTCTTCGGGACGAAGCCGTCGCCGATCTCCCGGTCGTCCTCGGCCTCGATGTAGTACTTCACGTCGTGGCCCTCCCGGTGGACCTGCCACGCGAGGTCCGCGATCAACGCGGCGTCCGCGGAGACGAACAGGAATCTGTGGGCGTCCATGGTGGGTTGCCGTCGGCGGCGAACTAATACCCGCCGGAGCGAACGGAAGCGGGATCTCCCTCGTCACGTCAGCACGTGACACGGCGTTCGGAAGCCGATCCGTTTTTGACTGACTGGCCAGTTAGCTTTGGTAGACCCAAATTCGGGGCGTTTCACCACCCTCACCTCGTTCACGATGACCACAGACAAGGACACACGAACGGCGTTCATGGAGGCGACGTACCGCGCGCTGTGTACGCACGGGTACGCCGACCTCACCATGCAGGACATCGCCGACCAGACGGACAAAAGCAAGGCGGCCCTCCACTACCACTTCGACGGCAAGGACGAACTCTTTCGCGAGTTCCTCGAATACCTCCACGAGGGATTCCGCGAGGACATCCGGGATCATCCGGAGGGTACGCCCGCCGAGCGACTGGTCGCGCTCGTTCGTCGGGTGCTCGATCCGATGGACGACGAATCGGACCAGCAGTTCAACACGGCGTTCATGGAGATCAAAGCCCAAGCGCCGTACCGCGAGGGGTACCGGGAGGTGCTCCGACAGTTCGACGACGACCTCCACGACGAGGTGTCCACGCTCGTCGCCGAGGCGGTATCGACGGGGCAGTACGACGACGACACAGACCCCGACGAGATAGCCGACCACGTGCTCACCTACATTCACGGCACGTGGACGCGTGCGGCGGCGATCGGTGCGGACGTGGTGGTGGTGCGCGAACATCTCGTCGAGGACATCCTCGATCTGCTCGTCGAGGAGGCGTCCGTTCCGGTCTCGGCGGAGACGGTCGATCGGCGGGCCATCGACGACGATCCGACGGAGATGGCGACGGACGACGGCGAGGAGTCGGGTGACCGAGACGACTCCGAGGGCGGAGGTGTGCCGGTCTGATGGGCATCGGAGACACGATCTCGCTGGTGTTCAAGGGGCGAGAGGAGTTCGAACTCACCGAGGGGAACATCGGCAAACCGCTGTTTTACCTCTCGGTACCCATCGTCGTCACGAATCTGCTGCAGACGGCGTACAACCTCGCGGACACGCTGTGGCTCGGTCGCTACTCCACGGAGGCGCTCGCGGCCATTTCCTTCGCGTTCCCGATGGTGTTCCTGCTGTTCTCGTTGGGTATGGGGGTCACCGTCGCTGGGTCGGTGCTCGTCGCACAACACGTCGGCGCGGACGAGGATGCGGAGGCGAAGTACGCCGCCTCACAGACCGTCTCGTTCGCGGTTATCGTCTCGCTGATCCTCGGTGCCGTCGGCTACTTCGTCGTCGGCGACCTGCTGGGTCTGCTCGGGGCGTCGCCCGACGTGCTCCCGCTGGCGACCGACTACATGCGCGTCATCTCCTCGGGACTGGTGTTCATGTTCGGGTTCTTCGTGTTTACTGCCCTCATGCGCGGCTACGGCGACACGATCACCCCGATGCTGGTGATGCTGCTGACGGTCGTCGTCAACATCGTCATCGACCCGTTCCTCATATTCGGGTGGTGGATATTCCCCGAACTCGGCGTCGCGGGCGCGGCCTACGCCACCATCTTCTCGCGGGCGCTGGCGTTCGTCGTCGGGATGGCGATCATGCTCCGCGGAACGCGCGGCGTGCAGATCTCCCCACGCGACATGGTACCGAACCTCACCTACGCTCGCAAGATCGTCCGAATCGGGGTTCCGGCGTCGATCGAGGGCACCGGCCGATCGCTGTCGGTGAACCTGATGCTCGTCATCGTCGGGCTGTTCCCGACGACGGTCGTCGCCGGCTACGGGATCGGCGTCCGGGTGTTCTCGGTCATCTTCCTGCCGGCGATCGCCGTCGCTCGCGGCGTCGAGACGATGACGGGCCAGAACATCGGCGCTGACAAGCCCGACCGGGCGGCGACGGCCGCCGGCCTCGCCGCCAAGACCATGTTCGCGATCCTCGGACTGCTGGGCGTCGTGACGATCCTCGCGGCGCGACCCATCGCCGCCGTGTTCACCGCCGACCCGGCCGTTGTGACGGTCACGGCCGACTTCCTGCGATGGGTCGCGCCGACGTTCGGATTCATCGGCGTGATGCGCGCGTACACCGGGAGCTTTCGGGGTGCCGGCAAGACGATGACCGCCGCGGCCATCTCCGTGACGATGCTCGGGGTCATCCGACTCCCGGTCGCGCTGGGGCTCGCGCGTCCGGACATCGCCGGGCTTCCGATCCCGTCGCTCGGCTCGACCGGGATCTGGATTTCCTTCGCCGTCTCGAACGCCGCCGGCGCGATCATCGCGTACCTCTGGTACCGCCGCGGGACCTGGCGCGACGCCGACCCTCGCGGACAGACGCCGATCGACGGCGAGGACGGCGACGAGCAGGCGGACTCCGCGGCCGTCCCCACCGACGACTGAGCGGCCGCTATCGGCCCCATCGCCGTCTACCTGGCTGACAGGCGACGCCCGCTGGGGATCGAACGCGAGCGTCGGCCGTCGGAGAACGCGGCCGGACGCGGTCGATCCTACCCGCGAGACTGGGCGTCGCACACCCGCGTTCGCCCCGCGGTTACCGTTCCGTGATGTGGGCTCTGGCTCCGGTATCCGTGATAAACTCTCGCCGGTCGAGAGGACCTCCCGACGGCATCGGTATTGCGTTCACGTGCCCGGAGATGGTCCGACTCTCACGAATACCGTACGGATAGCACGAGAACGGACGGCTCCGACGCTAACGGTGGAACCGTTTTTCGGCCACCGCACGGAACGTACGGCTATGAGCGCACGGAGTGGCGACGGGCAAGACGAGGGCGACGAGCGCGTGTGGCTCGTCGAGCGCACCTACGGCGACGACGAACTGAACCTGATAATCCTCGTGTACGCCACGGCGGACGGCGAGGGATACTTCAGAAAGGAGCGCGCCCTCACGAGCTTCGACGACGAGCGGGAGACGCCGGTGTCGCTGTCGGTGCCAGCAGACGAGTTGGGTGGGACCGATGACCGTGACCGCGAGCGGTACGCCGCGGAGGCGACGCGGATGGCCGAGGTCCACGACCCGGACGACACCGTCTGACCGGCGGGTGCCACCGGTTCGCCCTGCATGACCGCTCCCGACGGACTCTTGCGGCCCCGCCGACTACCGAACGGCGATGACCGACGACGTGGCGGAGCGCGACGACGGCGACAACGATGACGACGGAGGTGTCGGCGGCGGCGACAGCGTGACCGGCGGCGACGACCCAGCGATCGACACCTTCGGCGTCGGGATCCACGTCGCCCCCGAGGAGTTCCGGTTCGTCGTCCACGTGCCCTCGGACATCGACTCCGGATGGCGCGACCCCGAGTCGTTTCAGCGACGGATCGAGCGCGTGACCTGGGAGACGCTCGACCGCGAGGGGACGCTCCGGGCGGTCGCGCGGACGACCGACGAGGGCGAGACCGTCACGCTCGGTACGGTGTCGATGCGTCCCGACGGAGAAGTCGTGTCGCGATCGCTGTCGTCGCCGGCGGATCCCGCTGAGGAGTGACCCCCTCGACCGGACGGGCCGACCCGCGTCAGTCCTCGATGTCGTCCAGTACCGCGCCGACGGCGTCGACGAACGCGGGATCGTACTCGGTGAGGTCGTATCGGGTCGCCGCAACGGTGTCGCCCCAGACGCCGAGCGCGCCGACCGCGACCAGTCCGCGGAGGCTCGCACCGAGCGTCCGCGGCGTCGTCTCGGGGTCCGGCAGCGCCGCGTGGATCTGCTTGGACTGCGGGTACGTCATTTCGACGGCGGCGAGTCCGCGCCGCGCCTCGCGCCAGTACCGGCGGAGGTAGCCGAAGTTCGTGGGATCGGTCTCACGGAGGTGCGAGACGAGTCGGTCGGCGAGCGCTCGGTCTGCGGCGGCGTCGGCCGTCGGGAGCCGTCGGAACAGCGCAGCGACGACCGGACCGTCGCCGGCGACGACGGCGTGGAGTTCGACGCCGAACTCGGCGGCCACGCAGAGGAGGTCGTCGACGACCGCGTCGGGGTCGGCGTCGGCCGGCAGTAGCACGCCGGGGTCGTCCACGATCACCGACCCGCCGGAGGCGGGATCGACGACCGAGAGCAGGTCGTGAAGGGTCGAGGCGGGGTCGTCGACCGGGGCCTCGACGGCCGACAGCATCACGTCGCCGACGCGGCGCGTCGACGGTGCCGTCGAGGCGCTCGCGCCGCGTACGGTGTCGTCGACGCTCACGAGACATCGCGTCCCGCCGGGCCCGCTGCCCGCCTCCAGGCGGGCGTGCCACGCGTCGACGGTTCCGTCGGCGACGAACGCGACGTGGTCACCGCCCGCCGTCGTGGCCGCCGCCGCCAGCGACTCAGCGTCGGCGTGGAGCGCGCCGACCGCGTTCGCCCTCCCCGTTCCGGTCATGTACGTAGAAATCAGCACGAACGCAGGCATAAATTTACTGGAGAGATTATCGGATTCGATTGCGCTTATGCGCCCGGAGGCCGTCGGGGCGACACACGATGGGCGAGCCACCGACCCCGGACGCTCCCGTCTGGACCGTGCAGACAGCGGCCATCGAGCACGCCCTGACCGTCGGTGAGTCGCCTCGCGCGCTGGCGCTCGCTGGCGCGCTCGACCCGCTCCGCTCGGGCGTCGCGAGCCGCGACTCCGCCGCGGGCGACCCCGACCGACGCGCTCCGGCGATGACCGCGCTGTCGACGGCGCTTTCGGCGCTGATCGGGATTCACGTGCGGGAAGCCGCGGCGGAGTCCACCGACGGGTCAGTCGCCGGCGATCCGGTGTCGGCGTCGAGTCCGCGACCCGAGGTGCCGGAACTCGCGGTCGTCGATCCGGACGCCGTTCACCGCGGTCAGGCCGCGACTCGGCGGCCCGCGGTCGTCGGCGCGGCGGTCGCAGTCGAGCGGTTCGGCGTCG
This window encodes:
- a CDS encoding biotin transporter BioY produces the protein MSTKTERVDLVGEEIVGNVARAALFAALTGVFAYVSFQLPVTSVPFTLQVLGVFLAGLFLGPVWGVASMAIYVVAGAVGAPVFAYGSAGLGSLFGQWGGYLWSYPVAAGVLGLAVHGTGEPTDPSSVGLARLVGGMVAATLVVYAFGTVGYAVVGDVGLATAVLAAAVPFVPAEAIKMAAAVAIVRSDAVVAR
- a CDS encoding ABC transporter ATP-binding protein, whose amino-acid sequence is MIETRGLTHRYGDDRDAGTATGDGEVPTDSGSDDAAGGETDDARPAAVRDVSITIPDGEFIVLAGANGSGKSTLVRHFNGLLTPDEGTVRVDGTPVGDDLVAARTRVGMVFQEPRDCFVAATVGRDVAFGPENLGLDRAEIDRRVREALAAVNMAGRGDERIDRLSGGEQERVAVAGALAMEPAHLVLDEPFTGLDEPSRRAVLDRLRALHSDGTGVVLVTHDLRDVLDPADRVVVLSNGSVAVDAPPAEALEALEGLAVRAPD
- a CDS encoding energy-coupling factor transporter transmembrane protein EcfT; translation: MLAYEPGDSIAHRLDARSKLFLQATFAAAAFAHTDPRGLAALTLFAAGVLALSTTPIRVAVAEYRAVLPFLAAAPAIEALRFGSPWVDPAAAVGPALASYRTLLLLALVTAYVRTTPVRESEAAVARVVPGRPGRLLGLGVGLVFRFLPVIQADLARTREATAARLGDERPIHDRIQIVATAGLTRVFDRTDRLTAALRARCLSWTPTPPRSRLDRSDAVAVAVATALLAWAVVP
- a CDS encoding aldo/keto reductase; translated protein: MSETPTAADAGTFDLDGETTVNRLGFGAMRLCGEGIIGAPDDEENARSVARAAVDHGVDFVDTADSYGPGTSERLLREAGVVDDAVVATKAGLLRNADGEWLPHGDPDYIRNQVLASKDRLGVDTIDLYQFHRPDPDTPFADSVAAFAELKDEGHVRHVGLSNVTVEQLDEAREQVSIASVQNQYNVANREDEAVLRACEDAGIAFIPWYPLAAGDLDGVGDALDDVADAHDATPRQVALAWLLGHSDVTIPIPGTSSVEHLRENVAAAGLSLTDAEITRLAETGE
- a CDS encoding TetR/AcrR family transcriptional regulator; protein product: MTTDKDTRTAFMEATYRALCTHGYADLTMQDIADQTDKSKAALHYHFDGKDELFREFLEYLHEGFREDIRDHPEGTPAERLVALVRRVLDPMDDESDQQFNTAFMEIKAQAPYREGYREVLRQFDDDLHDEVSTLVAEAVSTGQYDDDTDPDEIADHVLTYIHGTWTRAAAIGADVVVVREHLVEDILDLLVEEASVPVSAETVDRRAIDDDPTEMATDDGEESGDRDDSEGGGVPV
- a CDS encoding MATE family efflux transporter, with product MGIGDTISLVFKGREEFELTEGNIGKPLFYLSVPIVVTNLLQTAYNLADTLWLGRYSTEALAAISFAFPMVFLLFSLGMGVTVAGSVLVAQHVGADEDAEAKYAASQTVSFAVIVSLILGAVGYFVVGDLLGLLGASPDVLPLATDYMRVISSGLVFMFGFFVFTALMRGYGDTITPMLVMLLTVVVNIVIDPFLIFGWWIFPELGVAGAAYATIFSRALAFVVGMAIMLRGTRGVQISPRDMVPNLTYARKIVRIGVPASIEGTGRSLSVNLMLVIVGLFPTTVVAGYGIGVRVFSVIFLPAIAVARGVETMTGQNIGADKPDRAATAAGLAAKTMFAILGLLGVVTILAARPIAAVFTADPAVVTVTADFLRWVAPTFGFIGVMRAYTGSFRGAGKTMTAAAISVTMLGVIRLPVALGLARPDIAGLPIPSLGSTGIWISFAVSNAAGAIIAYLWYRRGTWRDADPRGQTPIDGEDGDEQADSAAVPTDD